The Branchiostoma lanceolatum isolate klBraLanc5 chromosome 19, klBraLanc5.hap2, whole genome shotgun sequence DNA segment TGGATACATATTACATACCCAATTCGCCTCTCACAGCAGCGTTAAAAGAACTTCTGGGGACGCGAAGAAGTATCTTGCAGAAATTTAGTAAAATATATTCCAGATCGGAAATTTCGTACGAAATTGATGGTTGGACCACTGTTATATTTTGGTTTGCTAGATCACTAGATCGATATATAATATTTAGCTTGTCACTGTATCTACTAAGTCGGAGAAGAACAGGTCGAGTAGAAGATGGTTCGGTTTTTTTCCCGACACGGGTTGCCTTACGGATATTCACATCTGATCCTAAAACCGGAGATATTATGTCAGATACAGATTTCCTAATGTTTTCATTTGGATTCTCAGTTACTCCATGGAGTATTAGGTCTCGTGACTGAACATTTGTTCCCAGTATTTCACTACAATATAGCAGGATTGGTTTAACTAGGCTATTAAATAGATCGAGGGCCAAAGGTATGGATGGGTTATGATTTGCCATGAGAATGGACTTTAGTTTAAATGAAGCCCGGAGGGCTTTTATTCTAAGTTGTTTTGTTGCTCGATGAAAAGAACCAGAGGGTGTTATATCTACCCCTaagtatgttgatgaaggttagacatccaggtaataagatacgccaaaaataattactcaagcaactggataagattttgaaacagtcagacgtttcagacagtatccactgtctttcgtcagtgactgacgaaagacagtggatactgtctgaaacgtctgactgtttcaaaatcttatccagttgcttgattaattatttttggcgtacccctaagtatgtatgtatagaagTTAGTTATGTTTAAAGTTTGTCCCTGTGATTGAAAACTATGGTTTTGGCTATTACTTGTTCGCGCATCTTTAGAAAATATCATAACTTTAGTTTTGTCTCTATTGTTGGGTTAGTTCTACTGGACCAATACCACAACATCGTGTCACATTCCGCGTCATTAAATACTTTTGCCAGATTGTTAATATGTTTTCTGGAGCGTTCTTGTGTGTGTCTGGATGTCAACACGATAGCTCGAGAAGACCaaaatggattgtcttgatatttcaaaatcacTTGGTATGTGAGTACGTCTTGCAAAGCCAAGGAGTTCGCCGCACAATGTAGATATGTAGATATGCACATTGCTAACACTAACGCCGGCCTGTGTTATAAGGTATGATCCTGTAGGAAACTAGTAGTAGTCGGACAATTTCATTATTTTCCAGCTTCCACTAAATCCACCTGTCAGCAGTCACGCCTAATGTCCCATTTATGTCAGGTAAACAGAGGCCTTTCGTTTAAGTCAAACCAATTTCTCATGACGATTTTTATGGTGATTAAAAATACCAGTATTACTATTAgccagtgttttttttttctggggaCAGTCATTTTGAATACTCAAACATTTTAAGTATCTTACACAAcgaaaatgctttttcttatttttcttgtttcttcttatacaCAGACAAAGTTTCTTAGAAATAGAAATCtttctgtgtttaagaaaaCATATTCTCCACAAGTTGAAAATATATTATcttaataatttttttctcacaaaaTTTTTCTTGAAGTAATTAGTAACATTATTCAAGAAAGGAAAAAGACATATCTTGATATTTCCttaaacatgacaagaaaagaaaatcttgCTAGCCAGaaaaaatactttattcccaAATAGATCCGTAAGTACACCGCATATGTGATGCCCAAATGAATATTCTTTATTCCACTGCGACACATTGCTGCCCCCAAACAACGCAAATAATAAATGGTTAATGACTACTGCTGTTCGATACTACCGCCACCAAAGCACTAGAATTACTGATTTTGTGTGTTAACTTTGCCCTTGAGCTATGATGTTCAACGAACATTCCTTGAAGAAGGATATATAGGTAGGAAGATATCTTTTAGAATCCATGTAATAAGCTATTTTACTAATGGTTGTACTTCACTCACCAGTAATACACTCTTGATATATGATACCCGAAATATGTATGATACTTGATAGACTTCTTGAAAAATTTAAACTCTATAAACCGCTACCAATTCTGCGATTCTTCATTTCTAACTGAAACTCTAACTAAAAGTTCACCAGCATAATTCATACAAACAAAAGTCATGGAAGACAAAACACTACATCAAATGATAGGGTTAACATATGAAAGTGTCTATCATTTCGTTAACGGCCTAGCTTACAtgcatagttacatgtacattacgtCTTTGATTTAACCAACAACATCAACAGAAACTCATCAATCCTACATAAACAGAATTTTGAAGCTTCTCCTAGCGGTCTTTGGCCGGGTCAGGTCGTCCAGGGAAATCTCACATTTGCCGTGAATCAGCCACACGTGGTCATCTGTTGATAGGCATGAGTCAGTAGTCATGAATTTCTAAAGTCATACTTGTTACAATTGAACTATGAGTTTGTGTCAGGcttatttacacacacacacacacacacacacacacacacacacacacacacacacataaagatGAGAGAGACAGACCGACAGGCATACACatatagaaacacacacatttagacagacagacagacagacagacagacagacaaaggagcacatcatatatacaaatatgctTCGTTACAATCACATTATAATTTCCTATGAGGCGATGAATGTTGACTTTTGATAACTTACGTCACGGATGTCATCGAAGTGGGATGGAAAGATCTCTTTCAAGTCCTCAGGGCGCTGCACCCAGAATGACTTGGTTTTCACTTCGTTGTCGGGTTGACTACCGCGAGCTATCTTCGTCCCCGTCCATACCGGCGGCTCTTGGAGTTCCCATCCAAAGAAGGTGTTGAGAATGGCGATGCTGCCTTTGATCACGGACAACGCGACGTCTTTGCCGGGGCACATGTGGTTGTTGGCCGCGGGTGTATCGGTGAGTCGTCCGTGAAAGATGACGTGGTGTTCCCTGCGAGCTTCACCCTTCGGGCCGAGAAACCTGCGCCACACGAAGTCGTCTGGTTTGTCGAAGACAGCAGGGTCCCTCAGCGCCCAATAGGGACAGGCATACACACGTTCACCTTCCTTAATCTGGAaataaaagaacaaagaaaatgtGTATCTGGACGAGCTATATTAACGTTAAAAGAGTTTTATGTCATTTATCTGCTGTACAATCCCAATGTAATTCCAAAGCTCAGGTCACATATCGATGAAGAAGACAAGCGCTGATgaccatgttggtgtccctatttgcactTTAGCGGATTGTAGTGTATAGTGTATACAGCAATTTGAAGTATCTTTCTGAAATTCTTCTCTTTAAACTGTAGATATTTAAATAAAGATCATCCAAGAGGGCCGGGAGATCTTTAAATGTCAAAAAACATAGCTTCAGATAGTATTGTCTAAAATGCAAATAGGAACACTAATATGGCGGAGAACGCAGCGATGATGTCAAATGATGACGCGTAATTTGATTGGTACCCACCTCCACCGTGTGTTCTCCGCTCTCTGTGGTGTACGGGACAGTCGTTGAACGAGTCGCGATGGTGCTCCAAAAATTCGGACTTGGACAGGCTCGCAGCGCTTCCAAGACGAAGCTCTCAATTTTCGGCATCTCCTCCAGGGCCTCACGGGTCAGGCCTCCGTGTTTCTTCAGGGCAGCAAGCGCTTCCTCCCGTAGCTCCTCTCGGTCCTCCGCGCTGAGGGTGTCCAAGCAGGCAAAGGATGACACAAGATTTGCGTGGGTGCCGCGAAGCCCGTTGAAGAATACCGGGAGGAGCAGTTGGGCCGTTGTCTCCTTTTCTTCTAATCCATGCGATTTGCCAAGATCCATCAGTTGGCGGTACCTTTAGATAAAAATAGAAGATTTTTAGTCACAGTACACATAACCGTCACCTATTAGTAACTTCATTTACACCGCATTCAAATAGATCAAAGGTGATAAAACAGACACTCGAACTGCTAGTCTGTTCTTGTCACCTACCTCTCTGATGTCTTCATTTTCTCAAGGATAGACAGCAATGCTTCACGTGTCTTGTCGAGATCTTCTCCTGCTATTGCTTCCAAGATGCATGACCTTAACTCAATTGCACCATCTGAATAAAGTATGATTTCTTCAGCGCTAAAAGGTGTTGCTGATTTCCCGAAGATGTTAGGGAGAATGGCATCTGCCACCACTGTCAGCAGCTTCGACTCGAAGTCGTCCATTGGTCCACTTCCCCATTTAGAGATGTTGGACAGCACGGACTTTGCGGTTGATGTCAGGATCTCTCCGTAAGCCTTTGAGATGACTTCAATCAAAAACCCCTTATTTTTCTCGTGGATTTTGCCGTTGGACAAGGTGCATGGACAAACACCTTCCGAGAAGTCCTTCCGAACTTGTGTTACGCCAAAATGGAACTcttcttttttgaaaaggtcGATGTCGAAGACGGACTGCACGGCCTTATTTCCGGTCACCACACGACACGGAAAACCGATGTTGTCCTCCACGAAATCCTCCTTGCGATCCGGTTTTATCGCCTGGTTGTACGATCTCAGATATCCAATCGTTCCGATTTGGTTGCCCATGGTTATTCACTATCAAGagaaaagaaatgtacattGTGACATTTTATAGATGGATACAGTTAGACCAGTTATATCTGCAGTAAAAACAACATCACTTTTATAATGTGCACTGAATGTGATTTGTGTAGTAGCTGTGGTATATGTAACATTCTTGCCATGGTGTAGTAATCTTTGTTATGCTACAGTCACAAACGGAAAAGAGCCCCCGGCGGGTAAATTACGGGATGTTCTTTGCACTTTTGGGCGTGGCCTCGCGTGACACTCTTCGGCTAACGGGCTATTTTAGACCCGGCCGGGGCCCGGCGTGACtttaactcggagttaaaatcagcCAAGGACCCGGTGACAAATAGGccccgtgagctaatcgtgcacACACCGAGAGATatcggtgcaaatgtgaccgtagcattagtgcCGTctaaaaaacacacatacaaacacacacacacacacacacacacacacacacatacggaGATAACTTTAGACCAATGGTTGTACTGCCAATCATATCAATTGAATATATTTCTCACATTTCTACCGACAGGCCACCGTCGCCATGATAATGTTTTTACATTGTTACCCTTGTTACTATTTTGCGCTAGACTAGACTACAGAAATTTGCAGCCAAACCGAAGGCGAAATCGTGCGGCTTCTGAATCCAGCTGGGCTGAACAGAATGCATCGGCCGATTCTAGCGATTATCctagattgtacattgtatggagAACGTGTACTATCCGGAAAGCCAACTTTCTCCAAGCAATGGAAAAATCCGGAGTAAAATGAGACACACCTGCACCCTAGTGCTTCAATGATGTCTCGGTGTGCATCACGAgaagaattatgcaaatgaagacgtCCAACCACAGAAGTAGTCTGTTCAGCAGACTCTacaagtcttttttttctgatggcatattAGTTCTGTTGCACACGCTTTCTATTCTTACTTTTCTCGGTTCGTCTACGGAGGCTGGCAACAACGAATAGataatcagagatggcagtAGAAACTAAATGCAATAGAACTAATATGACATGAGAATGAAAGCCAGACTTGGAGAGCCTGCTAATGAGGCTATAACAGAAGGGCCTTTCCAAGAAGACTACCCaagacaagaaacaaaagagcatAAGGGCCAGGGGGCATTACATAAGTCGAAAGACGACCCTAATAGTAGGCCATCGTTTTTACGCATTTGAAAGAACAAGAGACCTTGAAAGAACAAAGGACCTTGAAGGAACGAACTTCAAGGCAAAAACTACTGAAAGGATGTTATGTTTTAGCTACCCTCCATAAATGTTGCTTTTTACCAGTCCATTCCAAAACCCATACTTTGAATGATAGAATAGGGGCACGCCTGTAAAGCAGTGTGTTAAGCACTGAGCGCGTCTACCCTGTATaaagataacaaaaataaatagatatataaataGATAGAAGGAGATGAGATAATCTCACCGCGTCGTCAGCGATTGAACACACCTGATGAAATGTCACCCAAAAGACACCAAGCGACGTCTGTCACACTTTCACTGGCCTAACTAGCGCTGAACTATGACCTCGACAAACAAGTCACCAGACAACTTTCGTCATACCTGGTTGAACGTGAAGTGTCACCAAAAGGCGGACGATAACACCGGACAAGTTTTCGAGGGGCGATGAACCCTTATTCTTTGTCATCAGCTCTGGATTTATACACGAACAAATAAATCctcaggaggggggggggggggtaccagTACTCTCcaaccagggggggggggtatcagtactctccaagcaggggagGGGTTCCGACAGGTtttagatgtgtttttaggcgtttttgtcgggctttttactttgtcatttttttgtctctttgcTTCAAAAacaacgcctaaaaacacatcaaagaccatcaaaaacctgccggaacccctcctctgcttggaggataagTTATCAGTACATGATCGCTGGCCCGATAGAGTTATGAATACAACACATTTTTGTCACAATTCTTTATTACCTGTCGGTACATCGCATGTTTATGCGGCGCCTAAATGAGTATACTTATACCACCATAATCCCAAACAGAGCAAACGATACATGGTTTATGGCTACCGCTGTTCTTAATGGCTACTACTACAACCAAAGTCCTAGAATATGACCGGTTGTGTGTGTTAACTTATGTTAGGATGTTCAAAGTTTTTACTAAATCTTGGTTACACTCCTTGCAGAAGGATATATAGGTAGCAAGATGTCTTCTAGCGTCCGTATGATAATTGTTTTATAATGATTGTACTTCACTCACCAGTTATATTTGTAGGTCGATATTATGGTAATACACTCTTGATATCTGatacaaaaaaacatatatgATAGACTTCTTGTGAAAAATTGTCACTCTATAAAACGCTCGATTGTTTCTTACCGTAACTCTCTATGTTCAC contains these protein-coding regions:
- the LOC136424928 gene encoding uncharacterized protein; its protein translation is MGNQIGTIGYLRSYNQAIKPDRKEDFVEDNIGFPCRVVTGNKAVQSVFDIDLFKKEEFHFGVTQVRKDFSEGVCPCTLSNGKIHEKNKGFLIEVISKAYGEILTSTAKSVLSNISKWGSGPMDDFESKLLTVVADAILPNIFGKSATPFSAEEIILYSDGAIELRSCILEAIAGEDLDKTREALLSILEKMKTSERYRQLMDLGKSHGLEEKETTAQLLLPVFFNGLRGTHANLVSSFACLDTLSAEDREELREEALAALKKHGGLTREALEEMPKIESFVLEALRACPSPNFWSTIATRSTTVPYTTESGEHTVEIKEGERVYACPYWALRDPAVFDKPDDFVWRRFLGPKGEARREHHVIFHGRLTDTPAANNHMCPGKDVALSVIKGSIAILNTFFGWELQEPPVWTGTKIARGSQPDNEVKTKSFWVQRPEDLKEIFPSHFDDIRDMTTCG